A window of the Armatimonadota bacterium genome harbors these coding sequences:
- a CDS encoding Stp1/IreP family PP2C-type Ser/Thr phosphatase, whose protein sequence is MMTESIEITAKLDTADLAKAWADKQDRKPKYVLDLIVAARTDMGRVRENNEDKFDFFQPDELPVLAVKGSFFAVADGMGGHESGQVASELGLKTVLTHYYADPEEDVEKSLSAALVAANSYVYDTAQVIPGRNGMGTTCTAAVLRERHLYIGHVGDSRAYLIRGGKMEQLTNDHSWVAEQVKRGALTEEEAANSPFRNVITRSLGAAPDVEPDVYHERLEAGDVLVLCSDGLTGYVDDKTILQIADSCGPSLAALKLVQTACENGGGDNVTVVIVAVRDIVRLGRKNRLSTLLGR, encoded by the coding sequence ATGATGACCGAATCCATCGAAATAACCGCCAAGCTCGACACCGCCGACCTTGCGAAAGCGTGGGCCGACAAGCAGGACCGCAAGCCGAAGTATGTTCTCGACCTCATCGTCGCCGCCCGGACCGACATGGGCCGCGTGCGCGAGAACAACGAGGACAAGTTCGACTTCTTCCAGCCCGACGAACTGCCCGTGCTGGCGGTCAAAGGATCGTTCTTTGCAGTCGCAGACGGCATGGGCGGACACGAATCGGGCCAGGTGGCAAGTGAACTCGGACTCAAGACCGTCCTGACTCATTACTACGCCGATCCGGAGGAGGATGTCGAGAAGAGCCTGTCTGCTGCCCTGGTTGCCGCGAACTCCTATGTCTATGACACCGCGCAGGTGATTCCCGGGAGGAACGGTATGGGTACGACATGCACCGCCGCCGTTCTCCGGGAGCGGCACCTCTACATCGGCCACGTCGGCGACAGCCGGGCGTATCTCATCCGCGGCGGCAAGATGGAGCAGTTGACGAACGACCACTCTTGGGTCGCCGAGCAGGTCAAACGAGGCGCGCTGACTGAGGAGGAAGCGGCGAACTCCCCGTTCCGGAACGTTATCACGCGCTCGCTCGGCGCGGCCCCGGATGTCGAGCCGGATGTCTATCACGAGAGACTCGAGGCCGGAGATGTACTCGTCCTCTGTTCAGACGGACTGACGGGGTATGTGGACGATAAGACGATCCTCCAGATTGCGGACTCCTGCGGCCCGTCGCTTGCGGCGCTCAAGCTCGTCCAGACGGCTTGTGAGAACGGCGGGGGAGACAACGTCACGGTGGTGATCGTCGCCGTCCGCGACATCGTCCGTCTAGGCCGCAAGAACCGTCTCAGCACACTCCTCGGACGTTGA
- a CDS encoding FHA domain-containing protein — protein sequence MTQDVDDKTMIAAPMPDANATVIGATVKCPVCGTENSPTEKYCGDCGFLLSSTPGEVGEEAEVAPQPKLIASDREHLLKLGENTVGREGTDVLLEDATVSRRHALIVLEDGKCFVEDLGSTNGTSVNRSQVAKGERVEVESGAELKFGSSVLTLDLPEMVAEPVERVVAETQEAGEPVEQMDEAPEVIEVPEQEAVEEAAAEEPAVAPVAHLVSEETSEEFAVMPGTNTIGRRGDNDIVLAGDPYVSGSHAQITAEDGVFTLLDVGSTNGTMLNGAKVEPNEPTTVSIGDDIVFGKTAVKFRPA from the coding sequence ATGACCCAGGACGTTGACGACAAGACTATGATCGCCGCCCCGATGCCCGACGCCAATGCTACCGTCATCGGCGCGACAGTGAAGTGTCCGGTCTGCGGCACGGAGAACAGCCCGACCGAGAAGTATTGCGGCGACTGTGGGTTCCTTCTCTCCTCGACGCCGGGCGAAGTCGGCGAGGAGGCCGAGGTCGCTCCTCAGCCGAAGCTGATCGCATCGGACCGCGAGCACCTGCTCAAGCTTGGCGAGAACACCGTCGGCCGTGAGGGCACGGATGTCCTCCTGGAGGATGCGACCGTCTCACGCAGGCACGCGCTGATCGTGCTGGAGGATGGGAAGTGCTTCGTCGAGGATCTCGGGAGCACGAACGGCACATCTGTCAACCGCTCGCAGGTTGCGAAGGGTGAGCGCGTCGAGGTGGAATCCGGCGCGGAACTGAAGTTCGGATCGAGCGTCCTCACCCTCGACCTGCCCGAGATGGTCGCAGAGCCTGTTGAGAGAGTTGTCGCGGAGACACAGGAGGCCGGCGAGCCGGTCGAACAGATGGACGAGGCTCCCGAGGTAATTGAGGTCCCCGAGCAGGAAGCCGTCGAAGAGGCAGCCGCCGAAGAACCGGCAGTCGCGCCGGTCGCACACCTCGTCAGCGAAGAGACCTCCGAGGAGTTCGCCGTCATGCCTGGCACGAATACGATCGGTCGGCGTGGGGATAATGACATCGTGCTCGCAGGCGACCCGTATGTGTCGGGGTCGCACGCTCAGATCACCGCCGAGGACGGCGTATTCACCCTGCTCGATGTCGGCAGCACGAACGGCACGATGCTAAATGGCGCGAAGGTCGAGCCGAACGAGCCGACCACCGTCTCTATCGGTGATGACATTGTCTTCGGCAAGACGGCCGTGAAGTTCCGGCCGGCATAG
- a CDS encoding VWA domain-containing protein: MEQTRIIPPGGGDPNDRTQAMADVGKTAMVGAVRALEMDVIAGNRYVLSNEPSRDHVMLQLRSSASMMGRRLPLNIALVIDRSGSMEGEPLDYVKRACGYVVDLLDQNDILSVVTFEEQVDVIMPARRVVNKTLIKEHINRIEPGNTTNLYDGIVVGANQVASAVSAGCVNRVLLFSDGDPTAGIKDFGSIVGQVAEQKSRGITVTALGFGPDYNEELIAGIARQSGGNYYYISRPDLIPEVFRRELESLMTIIARDMKLRLNLSRWVQLRQVYGRKPSFSGRSAEVPLVDMERGSAMSVLCEMEFAPRPAGTYRVAKAELFYEDTSSGRSETIAADIEFDFTSDRALVQANVNPIIAQEIEIAQASRNLEKTVMGMKTQQLSAMTATMELQKTMSLLASQGRTDEAEDVRKAIESIQQGGPGAEKTLIGTIYSLDQGKRKE; this comes from the coding sequence ATGGAACAGACCCGTATCATTCCGCCCGGTGGCGGCGACCCGAACGACCGCACGCAGGCGATGGCCGATGTCGGCAAGACCGCGATGGTCGGCGCCGTCCGCGCGCTCGAGATGGACGTCATCGCCGGCAACCGGTATGTGCTCTCGAACGAGCCGTCGCGCGATCATGTCATGCTCCAACTGCGGTCATCGGCGAGCATGATGGGACGCCGACTCCCGCTCAATATCGCGCTGGTGATAGACCGCAGCGGATCCATGGAGGGCGAACCGCTCGACTACGTCAAGCGGGCCTGCGGGTACGTCGTTGACCTGCTCGATCAGAACGACATACTCTCGGTGGTTACCTTTGAAGAGCAGGTGGATGTCATCATGCCCGCACGCCGGGTCGTGAACAAGACGCTGATAAAGGAGCATATCAACCGCATTGAGCCGGGAAACACCACGAACCTCTACGACGGAATTGTGGTCGGCGCGAATCAAGTGGCTTCCGCAGTATCCGCAGGCTGTGTGAACCGGGTGCTTCTCTTCTCCGACGGCGACCCGACCGCCGGCATCAAGGACTTCGGCTCCATCGTCGGCCAGGTCGCCGAACAGAAGAGCCGCGGCATCACGGTCACCGCACTCGGGTTCGGCCCGGACTACAACGAAGAACTGATCGCCGGGATCGCCCGCCAGAGCGGTGGCAACTACTACTACATCTCGCGTCCCGACCTGATCCCCGAGGTCTTTCGACGCGAGTTGGAGAGCCTGATGACCATCATCGCGCGCGACATGAAGTTACGTCTCAACCTGTCGAGGTGGGTTCAGCTTCGGCAGGTCTACGGCCGCAAGCCGTCCTTCAGCGGGCGCTCTGCCGAGGTGCCGCTCGTGGACATGGAGCGCGGGAGCGCGATGTCCGTCCTCTGCGAGATGGAGTTCGCACCGCGACCGGCGGGCACCTATCGGGTTGCCAAGGCCGAGCTCTTCTACGAGGACACGTCTAGCGGCCGGAGTGAGACGATCGCCGCCGACATCGAGTTCGATTTCACGTCGGATCGCGCGCTCGTCCAGGCGAACGTCAACCCGATCATCGCACAGGAGATCGAGATCGCCCAGGCGTCGAGAAATCTCGAGAAGACCGTCATGGGCATGAAGACCCAGCAGCTTTCCGCGATGACCGCCACCATGGAGCTTCAGAAGACCATGAGCCTCCTCGCGAGCCAGGGACGGACCGACGAGGCCGAGGACGTCCGCAAGGCGATCGAGAGCATCCAGCAGGGCGGTCCGGGCGCGGAGAAGACGCTCATCGGCACGATCTACTCGCTCGACCAGGGCAAGAGGAAGGAATGA
- a CDS encoding FHA domain-containing protein gives MNSKIVMSLMAGAFAALLAWVCIDFNPWYHLPQSFDAASLYEQVRRQLTVTLFFGCFVGAALGLVNGMFSSSGLMTRRYVGWGLAIGAVAGLLGLYFGQMFFGAIYAVAESMARARPLTAPVAFVLQVFARAIGWALIGLFVGIAQGVPINSKRAMRHGAIGGLIGGLLGGTMFELTRYILPPGTKSVGVIARGVGLPATGAAIGFFIGLVETLLKQAWIRVVQGRNEGREYIISKTRTIVGRNELADIGLFGDMNIAPAHAVIEQQSGRHVIHDGGAPAGTSLNGQKVKTAQLKDGDIIEIASMRLEFHEKATASKLAPPPVDVAPKPVNIPSMEGICPYCGTKKNASGQCACSVGAAGSPESQPDVGLGVVLPPQQQAPAPARGAGPRLVGFSGPYAGQVFSLSAPAMSIGREPGRDIQLPMDSTVSRNHASIRNEDGVFTVYDEGSSNGTTVNGTRVTNQPLSPGDTVQFGGSAFRFEV, from the coding sequence TTGAACTCGAAGATAGTCATGAGCCTCATGGCCGGCGCGTTCGCCGCGCTGCTCGCGTGGGTGTGCATTGACTTCAACCCGTGGTATCACCTGCCGCAGTCGTTCGATGCCGCCTCGCTGTACGAGCAGGTCCGGCGGCAACTGACAGTCACGCTGTTCTTCGGCTGCTTCGTCGGTGCGGCTCTCGGGCTGGTGAACGGCATGTTCAGCTCGAGCGGGCTTATGACGCGAAGATACGTCGGCTGGGGGCTGGCGATCGGCGCCGTCGCCGGGCTGCTCGGACTCTACTTCGGTCAGATGTTCTTCGGCGCGATCTACGCCGTGGCGGAGTCCATGGCGAGAGCCAGGCCGCTCACCGCTCCCGTCGCGTTCGTGCTCCAGGTTTTCGCCCGCGCGATTGGGTGGGCGCTCATCGGTCTGTTCGTCGGGATCGCGCAGGGCGTCCCGATCAATTCGAAGCGCGCGATGCGTCACGGCGCGATCGGCGGCCTGATAGGCGGGTTGCTCGGGGGCACGATGTTCGAGCTGACTCGCTACATCCTCCCGCCGGGAACGAAGAGCGTTGGAGTCATTGCCCGAGGAGTCGGACTCCCTGCCACCGGCGCGGCGATAGGGTTCTTTATCGGCCTCGTCGAGACGCTCCTCAAGCAGGCGTGGATTCGCGTCGTGCAGGGGCGGAACGAGGGCCGTGAGTACATCATCAGCAAGACGCGAACGATCGTCGGCCGAAACGAACTCGCGGACATCGGGCTCTTCGGCGATATGAACATCGCGCCCGCCCATGCGGTCATCGAACAGCAGTCCGGACGCCACGTGATCCACGACGGCGGAGCGCCCGCCGGGACGTCACTCAACGGGCAGAAGGTAAAGACGGCGCAGTTGAAGGACGGCGACATCATCGAGATCGCCTCGATGCGGCTTGAGTTCCACGAGAAGGCGACCGCGTCGAAACTCGCGCCGCCCCCGGTGGACGTCGCGCCGAAGCCGGTCAACATCCCGTCCATGGAGGGGATCTGCCCCTACTGCGGTACGAAGAAGAACGCGAGCGGCCAGTGCGCCTGCTCCGTCGGGGCTGCCGGATCGCCCGAATCGCAACCAGACGTTGGGTTGGGAGTTGTACTCCCTCCCCAACAGCAGGCGCCGGCCCCCGCTCGCGGAGCGGGACCGCGACTCGTCGGCTTTTCCGGCCCGTATGCCGGGCAGGTATTCAGCCTCTCCGCGCCAGCCATGAGCATCGGTCGCGAGCCCGGCAGGGATATCCAGTTGCCGATGGACTCGACGGTCTCGCGCAACCACGCGAGCATTCGGAACGAAGATGGTGTCTTCACCGTTTATGATGAAGGAAGCTCCAACGGCACGACGGTGAACGGCACGAGAGTCACGAACCAGCCGCTCAGCCCGGGCGACACGGTCCAGTTCGGTGGCTCGGCATTCAGGTTTGAGGTGTAG
- a CDS encoding FHA domain-containing protein: MRGFVLAIIFLLLAVGMCCGAVPTATISVPAEGEFFYWFSYTDVKGADATTTPKVFRDRKAAADVPLVKDAVPKGTLLYVLDAKTGNQAVKPIEGKGAIAVDLKASDFNRVRRVRVSITEAKSGSPAAAAIVKLTDSGKKSQEKLLDPSSGGTVEFNDVAEGTASVTVLYGDDKKSSQDVEIAIGREDPILKLDIPIAGEIETIAPAQSESSDKSGGSDQSDRGLPYKGVDPITGLIGAILLIAIVYVAARMLGNRGAGAKSVLKKLGVEVQDDQPLVEPAPLAPPVDPTVCPFCGRKKDASGGCACSVTGAATAVTTASGPRLVAIQGPRMGQVYDIEVGETNIGREESNSVAFPDDSTVSRRHARLVSDGGAFTIHDEGSSNGTFVNGVKVTEQALNPGDEIQIGTTKLRFEG; this comes from the coding sequence ATGCGCGGATTCGTACTTGCGATAATCTTTCTGCTCCTCGCTGTCGGTATGTGCTGCGGGGCAGTGCCGACCGCGACGATCTCGGTCCCGGCCGAAGGTGAGTTCTTCTACTGGTTCTCCTACACGGACGTCAAGGGCGCGGACGCGACGACCACACCCAAGGTCTTCCGGGATCGGAAGGCGGCCGCGGACGTGCCGCTCGTAAAGGATGCCGTCCCGAAAGGGACGCTCCTCTACGTCCTCGATGCGAAGACCGGCAACCAAGCCGTCAAGCCGATCGAGGGCAAGGGCGCCATCGCGGTTGATCTGAAGGCTTCGGATTTCAACAGAGTGCGTCGGGTCCGCGTTTCCATCACTGAAGCCAAGTCGGGCAGCCCCGCCGCCGCAGCGATCGTCAAGCTCACTGACTCCGGCAAGAAGTCTCAGGAGAAGTTGCTCGATCCGTCGTCGGGCGGGACCGTCGAGTTCAATGACGTTGCGGAAGGGACCGCGAGTGTGACCGTCCTCTACGGCGACGACAAGAAGTCGAGCCAGGACGTGGAGATCGCCATCGGGCGCGAGGATCCGATACTCAAGCTCGATATCCCGATCGCCGGAGAGATCGAGACCATCGCGCCTGCCCAGTCCGAATCGTCCGACAAGTCGGGCGGGTCAGACCAGTCTGACAGAGGGCTACCGTACAAGGGCGTGGACCCGATCACCGGGCTGATCGGCGCGATCCTGCTCATCGCGATCGTATACGTTGCTGCCAGGATGCTGGGCAACAGAGGTGCGGGCGCTAAGTCAGTCCTCAAGAAGCTCGGCGTCGAGGTACAGGACGATCAGCCGCTCGTCGAGCCGGCGCCACTGGCGCCGCCGGTTGACCCGACCGTCTGTCCGTTCTGCGGGCGGAAGAAGGACGCATCCGGCGGGTGCGCGTGCTCCGTGACTGGCGCTGCGACGGCAGTCACCACCGCTTCCGGCCCGAGGCTGGTGGCCATCCAGGGCCCCCGCATGGGTCAGGTCTACGACATTGAGGTCGGCGAAACCAACATCGGCCGCGAGGAATCAAACTCCGTCGCGTTTCCGGACGACAGCACGGTTTCCCGAAGGCACGCGCGGCTCGTTTCCGACGGCGGCGCGTTCACGATCCATGACGAGGGATCGTCGAACGGCACGTTCGTCAACGGTGTCAAGGTGACCGAGCAGGCGCTCAACCCCGGCGACGAAATTCAGATCGGGACGACGAAGCTCAGATTCGAAGGGTAA
- a CDS encoding NAD(P)H-hydrate dehydratase, whose amino-acid sequence MKIATAAQMKEFDRRASDDFGVPGIVLMENAGREVFEAAREALGDPRGKRVTVVAGRGNNGGDGFVAARRLIEAGALVSVYLLGRPDEVRGDAKANLDILLDSGVPIPIVSAAEELSSSLCCCDLIVDAIFGTGLSGEVAGLASEVIRAVNASGIPVISVDVPSGLDADSGSVLGDCVRADRTVTFALPKIGLVTYPGAACVGRLIVADIGIPKCLYEEVGVELVEERMVADKLPTRPPDAHKGTFGHATIIAGSLGLTGAAALASEAALRVGAGLATLGCPAGLWNVMATKLTEVMTRGLPDKGNLSISSEAVAQALELVERGDSVILGCGLGTHPETVEFVRRFLRSASKPMVIDADGLNALAQSTGVLDGDHCALVLTPHPGEMARLLGTGTEAVQSNRMDVAKEAASRFRSVVVLKGARTVIADPSGRVFVNPTGGPGLATGGTGDVLAGAIGGLLAQGLSTLDAAICGAFVHGRAGDIAEERLGTAGMVAGDVLRTLPDALKGLLRAAA is encoded by the coding sequence ATGAAGATCGCAACGGCCGCACAGATGAAGGAGTTTGACAGGCGGGCGTCCGACGACTTCGGCGTCCCCGGCATAGTGCTGATGGAGAACGCCGGCCGCGAGGTGTTCGAGGCTGCGCGCGAAGCTCTCGGCGACCCCCGTGGGAAGCGCGTCACGGTAGTTGCGGGTCGTGGGAATAACGGCGGCGACGGGTTCGTCGCCGCGCGTCGGCTCATCGAGGCGGGTGCGCTCGTCTCCGTCTACCTGCTCGGCAGGCCGGATGAAGTCCGCGGCGACGCGAAGGCCAACCTCGATATCCTCCTAGATTCGGGCGTTCCGATCCCGATCGTCTCTGCCGCTGAGGAGCTGAGCTCTTCCCTGTGTTGCTGCGACCTGATCGTTGACGCGATCTTCGGCACCGGATTGAGCGGCGAAGTTGCCGGCCTCGCATCGGAGGTCATCCGCGCTGTCAACGCGTCCGGCATCCCGGTCATCTCGGTGGATGTCCCTTCCGGCCTGGACGCGGATTCCGGCAGCGTCCTCGGCGACTGTGTCAGGGCCGACCGCACCGTGACATTTGCTCTCCCGAAGATCGGGCTGGTCACCTATCCCGGGGCCGCCTGCGTCGGCAGACTCATCGTCGCCGATATCGGCATCCCGAAGTGCCTGTACGAGGAGGTCGGCGTCGAACTCGTTGAAGAGAGAATGGTCGCCGATAAACTCCCGACGCGCCCTCCCGACGCTCACAAGGGGACGTTCGGTCACGCGACCATCATCGCCGGGTCGCTCGGACTCACGGGCGCGGCGGCCCTTGCATCGGAGGCCGCCCTGCGGGTCGGCGCGGGGCTTGCGACTCTCGGATGCCCTGCGGGTCTGTGGAACGTGATGGCGACGAAACTCACCGAGGTCATGACTCGCGGCCTGCCGGACAAGGGCAACCTGTCCATTTCATCGGAGGCCGTCGCTCAGGCGCTCGAACTGGTCGAGAGGGGTGATTCGGTGATTCTCGGGTGCGGTCTCGGCACTCATCCCGAAACCGTCGAGTTCGTTCGCCGCTTTCTGAGATCGGCGAGCAAGCCGATGGTCATAGATGCGGACGGACTGAATGCCCTGGCGCAGAGTACGGGCGTACTCGATGGCGACCATTGCGCACTGGTGCTTACTCCTCATCCCGGCGAGATGGCTCGACTGCTCGGAACCGGCACGGAAGCGGTGCAGTCTAACCGGATGGATGTCGCGAAGGAAGCCGCATCTCGTTTCCGTTCCGTCGTTGTGTTGAAGGGTGCGCGTACCGTGATAGCCGATCCATCGGGCAGAGTCTTTGTGAACCCGACGGGTGGGCCGGGGCTTGCTACCGGCGGCACGGGCGATGTCCTCGCGGGCGCTATCGGCGGACTGCTTGCCCAGGGCCTCTCGACGCTCGATGCCGCGATCTGCGGAGCATTCGTCCACGGCAGGGCTGGGGATATCGCAGAGGAGCGTCTTGGGACCGCCGGCATGGTCGCGGGAGACGTGCTTCGCACACTGCCGGATGCTCTCAAGGGGCTTCTGCGAGCGGCGGCTTGA
- the acpS gene encoding holo-ACP synthase yields the protein MVTGVGADIIEVARIRDSLERHPGFRSRVLTAGEQEICFSGGDPAERVAGRFAAKEAVAKALGRSLRWRDVEVLSDGAGAPVVHLASGAKSAAAGRRVMVSISHCRTHAVAYAVAVSE from the coding sequence ATGGTGACCGGCGTCGGTGCCGACATAATAGAAGTAGCCCGGATCAGGGATAGTCTCGAGCGCCATCCGGGATTTCGATCGCGTGTGCTGACTGCCGGAGAGCAGGAGATCTGCTTCTCGGGGGGAGATCCGGCCGAGCGCGTGGCTGGACGGTTTGCCGCCAAGGAGGCGGTTGCGAAGGCGCTGGGCCGGAGCCTCAGGTGGCGAGATGTGGAGGTACTCTCTGACGGCGCAGGCGCGCCGGTCGTGCATCTGGCGAGCGGGGCGAAGTCGGCGGCGGCCGGCCGTCGGGTAATGGTGAGTATCTCCCACTGCCGGACCCACGCCGTGGCGTACGCGGTCGCCGTCTCCGAGTAA
- a CDS encoding STAS domain-containing protein — MADSWHLTRLKIDVRHEDDIAIIEASGECDLITSRMLKETADGLFEKKSCKIIFDLRNMDYIDSSGFRVLLEAKSIASNQGGDIALVSLTPPVERVYTLLRLDELVMRTDSVDEAVSRLRLLHCNPD; from the coding sequence ATGGCTGATTCCTGGCATCTGACAAGGTTGAAAATAGACGTCAGGCACGAAGACGACATCGCCATCATCGAGGCGAGCGGCGAGTGCGACCTGATCACGAGCCGAATGCTGAAGGAGACCGCCGACGGCCTTTTCGAGAAAAAGAGCTGCAAGATCATATTCGATCTTCGCAACATGGACTACATTGACAGTTCCGGCTTCAGGGTTCTTCTCGAAGCGAAAAGCATCGCCTCGAACCAAGGCGGAGATATCGCACTGGTGAGTCTCACCCCGCCGGTCGAGCGCGTCTACACTCTCCTCCGGCTCGACGAACTCGTGATGCGGACCGATTCCGTGGACGAGGCGGTCAGCAGGCTCAGACTGCTGCACTGCAACCCCGACTGA
- a CDS encoding NAD(P)/FAD-dependent oxidoreductase, translating into MESDAPAIGLADVIIIGAGPAGLSAAVNAKARNLNAIVLDAHDPASKLRAHPEITNYLGMPNLEGSALADRFAAHFALTGFRLIRERAQKILPMGENLCVGTDKEIYDGRTIVLALGVAQAKLLPGEERLLGKGVHYCVTCDGALYAGRDVVVAGYIREGEEEANALAGFARSVRYVSTYEDVGSLESGIEVIHAKPEEILGEEIVSALKTDVGELRADGVFVVREAMPIGSMLEGLSIKDNFIEVDASMATSFAGVFAAGDCTGPPYQIAKAVGQGQVAALSAARHIYKTRKKE; encoded by the coding sequence ATGGAAAGCGATGCGCCTGCCATCGGACTTGCAGACGTGATAATCATCGGCGCGGGGCCCGCCGGACTCTCGGCGGCGGTCAATGCGAAGGCGCGCAACCTGAACGCAATCGTCTTGGACGCCCACGATCCGGCCTCAAAGCTGAGGGCGCATCCCGAGATCACCAACTATCTCGGAATGCCGAACCTGGAGGGTTCGGCGCTGGCGGATCGTTTCGCCGCCCACTTCGCGCTCACCGGCTTCCGGCTGATCAGGGAGAGGGCGCAGAAGATTCTACCGATGGGTGAGAACCTCTGCGTCGGAACGGACAAGGAGATCTACGACGGGCGTACCATCGTCCTTGCCCTCGGGGTAGCGCAGGCGAAACTCCTGCCAGGCGAGGAGCGGCTGCTTGGCAAGGGTGTGCACTACTGCGTGACGTGCGACGGCGCGCTCTACGCCGGCAGGGATGTGGTAGTGGCGGGATACATACGCGAGGGCGAGGAGGAGGCCAACGCACTCGCCGGTTTCGCCCGGTCTGTCAGGTACGTCTCGACCTACGAGGATGTCGGGTCCCTGGAGTCCGGCATCGAGGTCATCCACGCGAAGCCGGAGGAGATCCTGGGCGAGGAGATCGTCTCAGCGCTGAAGACCGATGTCGGAGAGTTGAGGGCCGACGGCGTATTTGTCGTCCGCGAGGCGATGCCGATCGGAAGCATGCTCGAAGGGCTCTCGATCAAGGACAACTTCATCGAGGTGGATGCGTCGATGGCGACCAGTTTCGCGGGAGTGTTCGCCGCCGGCGACTGCACGGGTCCGCCGTATCAGATCGCGAAGGCGGTAGGGCAGGGGCAAGTTGCCGCGTTGAGCGCCGCGCGGCACATCTACAAGACGCGGAAGAAGGAGTGA
- the trxB gene encoding thioredoxin-disulfide reductase, with product MDYDTIIIGGGPAGLSAGVYATRSRLKAILIEKYACGGQMIVTDFVENYPGFCDGITGAELSIAMEKQARNLGLEIKSAEVVNVDFTAPEKRVVTSEGEFRAPTIILATGATPRRLNLPGEDRLTGRGVSYCATCDGAFFRDKPIAVVGGGNTAVQDAVFLSKFASKVTIIHRRDALRATKILQERAFKNEKVEIAWDSLVSEILGETKVSGLTLKNVRDGSERTLSVEGVFILIGTDPHTEFLRGHVALDPGGYILTDEDMHTSVPGVFAAGDCRRKSLRQMVTAAADGAIAAVEAEKHLEALQDKTL from the coding sequence GTGGACTACGACACCATCATCATCGGCGGCGGGCCGGCCGGACTGAGCGCCGGAGTATACGCGACGCGATCCCGCCTGAAGGCCATTCTGATAGAGAAGTACGCCTGCGGAGGGCAGATGATAGTCACCGACTTCGTAGAGAACTACCCCGGCTTCTGCGACGGCATCACCGGAGCCGAATTGAGCATCGCGATGGAGAAACAGGCTCGCAACCTCGGCCTGGAGATCAAGTCGGCGGAGGTGGTAAACGTTGACTTCACCGCGCCGGAGAAGCGGGTCGTCACCTCGGAGGGGGAGTTCCGCGCGCCGACCATCATACTCGCCACGGGTGCGACTCCCCGGAGGCTGAATCTCCCGGGTGAGGATCGGCTGACCGGCAGAGGCGTGTCGTACTGCGCGACGTGCGACGGCGCGTTCTTTCGCGACAAGCCGATAGCTGTCGTCGGGGGTGGCAACACGGCTGTCCAGGACGCAGTCTTCCTCAGCAAGTTCGCGAGCAAGGTCACGATCATCCATCGGAGGGATGCTCTAAGGGCGACGAAGATTCTCCAGGAGCGCGCATTCAAGAACGAGAAGGTGGAGATCGCCTGGGACTCGTTAGTGAGCGAGATCCTGGGAGAGACGAAGGTCAGCGGACTGACGCTGAAGAACGTCCGCGACGGATCGGAGCGGACTCTATCCGTCGAAGGAGTCTTCATTCTGATCGGAACCGATCCGCACACGGAGTTCCTTCGCGGCCACGTGGCACTCGATCCCGGCGGGTACATCCTGACAGACGAGGACATGCATACCAGCGTCCCCGGCGTATTCGCGGCAGGCGACTGCCGGCGGAAGAGCCTGCGCCAGATGGTGACCGCAGCCGCCGACGGGGCGATCGCGGCGGTTGAAGCGGAGAAGCACCTTGAGGCGCTGCAGGATAAGACGCTCTAG